The nucleotide sequence GAGGACACGATATTTCGGCATCTGGAGTGCAGGAAGCTGGAGTCGATCCCTTGGGCAGGCAGATCTTCAGGAGGCTGGTGCAAACCTGGCCGTCGGGACACTGGATAACCTGATCCGACGAAACGGCGTCGAGGCAAAAACTAAAGTGGGTCTCGTTCAGGCACTTGACATGATTTGGTTGACACACATTGCATTTTATGTCCCCGAGAACATGGACTGCCATATAGGATATGATCACGATGGAGCACTATAGAAAGCATCTTAATTgaacattattttttaaggATTTCTGT is from Drosophila melanogaster chromosome 3L and encodes:
- the CG32023 gene encoding uncharacterized protein; this encodes MQYTQLLRVLCSIVIISYMAVHVLGDIKCNVCQPNHVKCLNETHFSFCLDAVSSDQVIQCPDGQVCTSLLKICLPKGSTPASCTPDAEISCPPCSGAGLFVCTSRTTFQMCDEGKLIGQVTKCKDNTFCSMKSKKFCVDQCEITKSQNGFECDRESPLDV